The Helicobacter fennelliae nucleotide sequence TGAAGAATAGATACTTAAAAGTTCTTGGGTGTTAAGATTTTGCTTGAGATAATCAAAAAGTAGCATTTCTCCAAATACAGAGGCTGTTTCTGCAGTTGTAAGCGGTGTATCGTGATTGAGACAGCCCACAGATTTGCTTAATTCTTGATGTATCATATGCCCAAATTCATGCGCTATGGTGAAAGCATCTCTGCGATTGCCAGTCCAATTCAAAAGCACATACGGGTGCGCGCTAGGCACGCAACCATGACTAAATGCGCCACCTCTTTTGTTTGGCGTTGGGTGTGAGCTTACCCAGCCCTCTTTGATCGCTTTTTTGGCGATTTCACCAAATGGCTTAGAAAAAGCACTATATGTTTGTATCACAAGCTCTAAAGCTTGGTTATATTGCAGAGTTGTATTACTTTGATAAATAGGCGCATAGCGATCATAATCTTTGAGCTTAAATCCCAAAACCTGTGATTTAATCGCATAGTATTGATGCACGATGTGAAAATTTTTATTCACGATTTTAATCATCGTATCGACACTTTTTTGGGTGGTTTGATTAGCAATATGCCGGAAAATCTCTTTATTAGGATAGTTTCGCAAACGTTTTTGAATGCTTAAATCCTTACGCACCATATTTAAAATATAACTAAGAAGCGCGCTAGAATCTTGCAAGGATTTAGAGAAGTCTTTTTGCGCTTTTTTGCGGACTTTTCTATCATTGCTATATAGCAGGGCTAAGACTTCCTCCTCGCTTTGTTTATGCTTGCCAATTTTTAGGCTTGCAAGATGCTCATCAAAGAGCCTACTAAACGCATTGACTCCGACAGCAGAAGTCGCCATAAGGGCTTTTTCGACATTAAGCTCAAGCTGATAGACTTTTTGGGCTAGTAGATTCTGCAAATAAAAGCTGTATTTTTTGGAAGCTTTGATAAATGATTTTTGGATTTTTGCAGGAAGATTGCAAAACTCAAGCTCAAAAAACAGCAAATGCTCATAAATTTCATTGCTTAGCATTTCGTATTTGCCATAGAAATCGCCCTTTGTCGTATCCTCTGCAAATACCAAAAACGCATAAGTCATAATCCTAGAAATGCGCTCAATGAGCGATTCGTATTGCATAATAGAATCTAAAAATTCATCAGGCATAAGCTTTGCAAGAGAGGAGGAGTATTTTTTTTCAAAGGCTAGGACTTGCTTTTGGGTTTCTTTGAGAAAAGTATCAAGGGCTTGTTTGCTTGCAAATAATGGTGTAAGATTCCATTTGTGAGTAAGAGATGTAGTAGCAGATGAGCGCGAATGAGGCGATGTGGCTGATGATGAAAAATTGGCTAAGGTGGCTGGTGTAGTTTTTGACATTAATTGTCCTTTGTGTAAAATTTGCGTAAAATCTGTGAAATCCTACAATTTTGCTATAAAATTTTGTATAAAAGCTTGATTGTAACACAAATTCAAAAATTAAATACTAAGCGTATGAAAAGTGTGTGAAAAATCCTAGATTCTAGAATCTACATTTGATTCTCTGGCATAATCTTTGCAAGCACACTCACAAACCTCACCCACCAGCTTGTATCCGGCGAATGCGTAAAACAAAGCGTTTTATTATCGCTTTCATCATCATAAGCACACCAAGTTGTTTTGTTATTAATCCGCTTAAGCTTCCAAGCTTTTTGCATATCGATTTGGATAAGCTTTGTCATTTCTTTTGCAAATTCCTCATTATCAAATATCGCCACAACTTCAGTATTAATCACACTTGAACGTGGATCAAGATTAAAGCTCCCAACACAAGATATTTTATTATCAAACACAAATATTTTGCTATGCAAGCTCGCCCCAGAGCTTACTTTACCGCGGATTTTGATTGTACCCTCACTTTTTCTGTATTCATAGATATTGGCATTGATTTTGACTAATTTATCCCTATACCGCTCCCACGCAGAATACACCGCCAAAACATCAGTGCTTGAGAGCGAATTTGTCAAAATAAAATAATTAATCCCTTTTTGCATAGATTCTTTAATGCCCTCAAAGCCCTTTTTGCCCGGCACAAAATACGCCGAAGAGATATACACAGAATCTGTAACATTCTCAAGGATTTTTGTAAGCTGTGCTAGAATCTTGCTTGTCGGATTCTTAGCATCAATTTTTTCTGGAGAATCCGCCACAAGTACGCCATTACCCCAATAGATTTTATTTTTTTTGTGCTGGTAATTATCAATAAAAACTTGCATAACATCGTGATATTTTTGCCATTCTCCTGTATCAGATTCTAGCTCTTGAATGACTTTTGAGTAATTTTTCAAAAATTTTTTCATCTTGCGTTTGGAGGGCAAAAACTCAACAGGAATTGAGCGATGATATTCCCAATATTCCTTGAAACTCTCTTGCGCTTCTTTGGCGACCTGCCCTAAGAAAAACGCATCTGTATCAGAAAAATTCACCCCCAAAGTATTGTCAAAATAATTATCAGCGATATTGCGCCCACCCACAATGAGCGCAATCCCATCAACGATAAACATTTTGTTATGCATTCGACGATTGACACGTTTAAAGTCAAGCACCATTTCAGAGAGGCGAAAGAGCTTGATTCTATTGCGATAAGGATTAAATATACGCACTTCGATATTTGGATGGTTATTGAGCGCGATAATGTCTGAATAATCAGAATCTAGCCCATTATCATCGACAAGGATTTTGATTTGCACGCCACGATTTGCTGCCTGCCAAATCTCGTGCATAAGCACCTGTGAGGCGATGTCGTTTTTGTAGATGTATGTTTGTATTTCGATTGAATACTTTGCCATTCTTGCTAAAGTTGCTCGATGAAGGAGTGCGTATGAGCCATCAGAGATAAGCATCGCTCCACTTTTGGTGATGTCTCTAAGCTCTTCAAGATAGGGCAGTGAGAGCGGGCTACTAAGCGGATTATACGCATTGAAGCTACTTTTTTGCAAAGGCTCTTTGAGATGATGAGTCGAAGGCACGATAGAAGCGCAACCCGCCAAAATAAATATACAAATAACAAACGTTGCCGTTACATAAGCATCATTCATATGCGCTCTTTTAGATTTGGATTTTAGTTTTAAGATTTTAGATTCTAGCCAAAAAAGAGCTATTCTAGCATAAATGCGCTAAATACAAAAATCAAATCCCGCAAAATCTCTACGCAAAATTTTTAAAAAAGTATTGAAAAATTTTTTAGCATGTCGATTGTAGTTTTTGTCCGAGGCAAGGAAGCCTTAGGTTATATTAATAAAAGGAGTTACAAATGGCTTTTCAAATTAACACAAACATAAATGCGCTTAACGCACATGCTTCAGGTGTAGGCACACAATTAGGTCTTAAAAATTCTTTGGAAAAATTAAGCTCAGGGCTTAGAATCAACAAAGCAGCAGATGATGCTTCTGGTATGACTATCGCTGATAGCTTAAGAAGTCAAGCAAGTGCTCTAGGTCAAGCAATCAGCAACACAAATGATGGTATCGGTATCATTCAAATCGCTGATAAGGCAATGGACGAAATGCTTAAAATCCTTGACACAGTGAAAGTCAAAGCGACACAAGCCGCACAAGATGGACAAACCAAAGACTCAAGAAAGGCTATCCAAAGCGACATTATTCGTTTGATTCAAGGGTTGGATTATATCGGTAATACAACATCTTACAACGGACAAGCTTTGCTTTCTGGTCAATGGACAAACAAAGAATTCCAAGTTGGTGCGTATTCAAACCAATCAATCAAAGCATCAATCGGAGCTACAACATCTGACAAAATCGGGCAAGTGCGCTTAGAAACAGGTGTGATGATTACAGCTTCTGGTGAAGTTGCATTGAAATTCCGACAAGTTGATGGAGTTAATGACGTGCAACTTGAAACTGTCAAAATCTCAACTTCTGCTGGCACAGGTCTAGGAAACCTCGCTGAAATCATCAACAAAAGCTCCGATAGAAGCGGAATCCGCGCAAACGCAGTTGTGCTCTCAACTTCAGATTCTGAAGTCAAAGCTGGTGAGATCCGCGGAATGGTTATCAATGGCTTTACAATCGGTGATATTCTCGGTATCAAGCAAGCTGATAGCGATGGTCGTTTGGTGCAAGCAATCAATGCTGCAAGCTCTGAAACAGGTGTAGAAGCATTCACAGATAATAAAGGTCGTTTGAATCTTAGAAGTATCGATGGACGCGGAATTGAAGTCAAAGTCAACCAACAAGGTGGTGGAGCTGGTGGGCAACAACAAGGCACTCTAGCGATCTCTGGAATCAATGGTCAAGATCTAGCTGGCACAGGCTCTGTAAATTATGGTCGCCTTTCTTTGACAAGACTCGATTCTCACGACATCATCATCACTGGGACAAATATCAGTGCAACTGGATTTGGAGCTAACCAAAATGCTGCTGAAACCATTGTCAATCTCCGTGATGTTTTGGGTTTCTTTAATGAATCTGTGCGATCTGCTGCTGGTGCAAATGAAAATAACGCTATTGCTGAGGGTAATGATGTGTTAGGTGCTGGTGTTACGACATTACGAGGCGCAATGGTCGTTATGGATATCGCAGAATCTGCTCAAAAAATGCTTGACAAAATCCGCGCGGATCTTGGTTCTGTGCAAGGGCAATTCACTGCGACAGTCAATAACATCACCGTAACTCAAGTGAATGTCAAAGCGGCTGAAAGTCAAATTCGTGAAGTGGATTTTGCAAGTGAGTCTGCAGAGTTTAACAAATTGAGTATCCTCGCTCAATCTGGAAGCTATGCGATGAGCCAAGCAAACGCCGCTCAACAAAACATCTTAAGACTTCTTTCTTAAGGCTTTAAGCTCCTTTTGGGGCTTAAATCTTTTTATTTTTATATTTTTCTCAATTTTTATCATTCCAATACACTAAACATACACCAAACACAGAATCTATTAATAAAGCACCAATCTAAAAACTTAAAACTAACCGCGTTATTTTGAAATGCAAACAAAAAATTCAGAATCTAAGAATCTAAAAGTGGATTGCCACGCTTAGCTTCTGCCTCGCTCGCAATGACAAACCCGCCCCCTCAATTGCGAGGACGATAGGACGAAGCAATCTAGTCAAAATGGATTGCCACGACTTCCTAGCGGAAGCCTCGCAATGACGACAAAAATGACAGATTCTAGTAGAATCCATGCAAACACAAAAAGAGTATAAAGAAATTCTCTATTTTTAGCTCATTTTTGTAGTTTTGCGAGTTTAGCAGTGAGTCGCACTATATCGTGCGTCGCCAAAATAAAACAAGATAAGCTAAACGAAGCAATCTACAAAAAAAAGCAAAAAGAGAGGATTTAGATCACATGGAAATTTAGATTCTAGATTCAAATCTGATGCGCACTTATACTTTTGAAAAAAAGCTCTCCATACTCGCTTTTTTGGCTTATAACTTTGCAACTTTGGATAAGATCCAAATCCTCCATCAAGCACGCAAGCAAAATCTCCATAATAAAGCACGAATCTTTTGGGTTGATGTGAGCGGGGCATTTTTGGGCGTTTGTGTAGTAATGGTGGATTCTGCGGATCAAGGAAGTATTGCGAATCTCAACGATAAGCATATCAAGCGGAACTTTAAAAAACATCAAATTTTCTTTGATATTAATCGAGAGATAAAACATTTCAAACCCATAGATTTTCTTATCATATGAGTCAAAGAAGTAAAGAGTTTTATTGAAATTATCCTTAAAAGTGTGGATCATCAATTCCAAAATCGCGATTTTTTGCTCTTTTGAATAAAAATTCCCAATCGGCGAGAAGCAAAATTCAAGCAAAGCCTTTATGCTATACCACTCACTCACCACAAAAGAATAATCCCGAATCTTTTCACCTCGCCTTTTGCGCGCGATTTTTACCTCTTCGCTATCGATGTTTTGATACACAAAAGGCATAATAAAATCCCGATAAGCTGGGTTTGGAAAGGTAGCATGAAGTATGATTGAGCCTTCATTTTCGTTTTCAAAAATATATTTTAATCCCCCTTCATAGCCTTCATCTATGATTTTTATCTCTTCATTATTGAGGTTGTTTAATATCGAGTAAAAATGCGTATTGTCGCTTTTCCAAATTTCTTTTGGGTAGCGAAAATGCTCGCAAACTTTGGATTTTATGCCATCATCAAGCTCTTTTTTGTGATCGCTCTCAAGCCAATTCGCAATCGTTCTCCTGTCTCTTCCAAGCAAAAAAGAAAACTTACTCAAGCTTAAGCCTGATTTTTTAAAAATCTCAAACAATCTTTCTTTGGAATTTAGCATTTCTCTACCTTATTTTTTGCTTGTTTTTGTCTAATTTACCACTTGATTTTTTTACTCAAAATTCAATAATTACTTTTTGTAACAAAACAAATGCCCTTGCTTTGAAAAATATTATGAAAAATTTGTGTAAATAACTCGACAAATTCTCAAAAATTGCACAAAATTTATACATTTTTTAAATTTTAGTTACAAATTCAAAGGCGATGTAACCAAATTTGGCATAGCTTTTTTGCATTCTTGCACCTATAATCAAAGAACAACTTGAAAAAAGGAGTGAGCTTATGAGTATTTATGCGCAAACTTATCAAGAATCCATTAGCGACCCAGAGAGATTCTGGGCTGAAGCCGCTAAAAAGGTGCATTGGTATAATGAATGGGACAAAGTGCTTGACTCAAGCGGAGAGCATTATAGGTGGTTTGTTGGAGGCTGTATGAATACCTGCTACAACGCCCTTGATTTGCATATTCACAATGGCAAGGGCGATCAAATAGCATTGATATATGATTCGCCTGTAACAGACACAAAGAAAAAATACACCTACAAAAAACTTCGCGATAGAGTCGCAAAAGTAGCCGGAATCTTGGCAAATAAAGGCGTTGTCAAAGGCGATAGGGTTGTGATTTATATGCCTATGATTCCTGAAGCTGTGATTGCTATGCTTGCTTGCGCGAGACTTGGCGCGATTCATAGTGTCGTGTTTGGAGGATTTGCAGCACACGAGCTTGCCGCAAGGATAGAAGACGCCAAACCGCGCGTGGTGATGAGTGCGAGCTGTGGCATAGAAGTAAGCAATATCATAGAATACAAGCCTATTTTAGATGAAGCGATCAAAAAATCAAGCCACAAACCCACTACTTGTATCATCTGGCAACGACCGCAGTTTAAAGCAAATATGTTGCCATGGCGTGATGTGGATTGGGAAAGCGAAGAGGAAAAAACAAAAGGAGTCGATCCTGTGCCCGTAGATGCTACTGATCCGCTGTATATCCTCTACACTTCGGGCACGACAGGCTCACCAAAAGGCGTCATACGCTCAAATGGTGGACATTCTGTGGCGATGAAATGGTCTATGGATAATATCTATAATGTCAAAACCGGCGATGTCATACTTACTGCTTCTGATGTAGGCTGGGTTGTGGGGCATTCTTATATCGTATATGGTCCTTTGATGAATGGTGCTACAACGGTGCTTTATGAGGGCAAACCGGTGCGCACACCAAATCCGGGGGCGTTTTGGCGAATGGTAGAAGAGCATAAAATCAATGTGCTTTTCTCTGCGCCTACTGCGTTTCGTGCGATAAGAAAAGAAGATCCAAAAGCCCAATGGCTCAAAAACTTCAATCTTGAGAGTTTGAGGGCGATTTTTGTAGCCGGCGAGCGATGTGATAGCGATACGCTCAAATGGATACAAAAAGTTACCCAAAAGCCTGTGATTGATAATTGGTGGCAAACAGAAACAGGCTGGGCGATCGTGGCAAATCCTTTAGGGCTTGAACCTCAACCAATCAAGCCCGGAAGCCCTACAAAGCCAATGCCCGGCTTTAACCTAAAAGTGCTTGATGAAAACGGAAAAGAACTCAAACACGACAAAAAAGGAGCATTATGCCTCAAACTTCCTTTGCCACCTGCAAGCCTTATGGGAATTTGGGAGAATGATGAGAGATACCGCCGAGGCTATCTTGATCAGTTTCCGGGATATTACATCACGGGCGATACAGGCTATATCGATAAAGACGGCTATGTGTATGTTTTAGGCAGAATGGACGGAATCATCAATGTCGCAAGGCATAGGCTCTCAACCGGAGAAATGGAAGAAATCATAGCCAAGCACCCCGATGTGGCAGAATGTGCAGTTATCGGGGTGAATGATGAACTCAAAGGCGAAATTCCTATGGGCTTTATCGTGCTTAAAAACGGTATAGAAAGAGATCATGATGGCATAGTTGAAGGCGTTGTGGCATTAGTCAGACAAGAAATCGGAGCGGTGGCGTGTTTTAAAATCGCTTGCGTGGTTGAGGCATTACCCAAAACACGAAGTGGCAAAATCCTAAGAAAAACGCTTCGAGAAATCGCTGATGGAGTGGATTTTAAGATTCCAGCAACTATTGAAAACGAAAGTGTTTTGAGAAATTGCGAGGGGGTAATCCATAAATTAGGCTATCCAAAAAAGCTAGATTCTAGTAAATTCTAGGATTTCTTTACGCTTCTTGAATTTGCATAGAATCTAAAATCTAGAATCTAAAACGAAACATCTCAAATTTTAGATTTTAAGATGAGTTTGTGGGTTGTGCAGAAATTTTTAGACAAGATAGAACATAAGCGTTCATCGCAGGCTAAAAATTTCAAATCTCCCGCAAAATCGCTTAAAAGCTAAAATTTACTCTAGAATCTAAATAACTCAAAAAAGGAGAAACAATGAAAAACCAAACACAAAGTGCAGGCAAACGTTTTAGAGAAGCGTTGCAATCAAGCTCACCGCTTATCATCGTAGGCGCAGTCAATGCATATGCAGCCTTGCAAGCTACAAAGCTAGGGCATAAGGCTATTTATCTTTCAGGAAGTGGAGTAGCAAGTGCAAGCTATGGACTGCCAGATCTTGGGATTGTAGGGCTTGAAGATGTGTGTATTGATGTCAGACGCATTACCTCACGCGTGGATACGCCTTTGCTTGTTGATATTGATACAGGCTTTGGCGGGGCGTTTAATATCGCACGAACAATCAAAGAAATGACAAGAGCTGGTGCTGCGGCTGTGCATATCGAGGATCAAGTCGCACAAAAAAGATGTGGGCATAGACCGGGCAAGGAGCTTGTCAGCAAAGAAGAGATGTGCGATAGGATAAAAGCCGCAATGGACGCAAAAATCGATAATGATTTCGTGGTGATGGCTCGGACAGACGCACACGCAAGCGAAGGACAACAAAAAGCTATTGAGCGAGCGTTAGCGTATGTGGAAGCGGGTGCGGAGATGATATTTGCAGAGGCTATCCATACTTTAGAAGAGTATAAAGAATTTACAAACCTCATCAAAGTGCCCGTGCTAGCAAATATCACAGAATTTGGCAAAACGCCGTATTTTAGCGC carries:
- a CDS encoding flagellin A; protein product: MAFQINTNINALNAHASGVGTQLGLKNSLEKLSSGLRINKAADDASGMTIADSLRSQASALGQAISNTNDGIGIIQIADKAMDEMLKILDTVKVKATQAAQDGQTKDSRKAIQSDIIRLIQGLDYIGNTTSYNGQALLSGQWTNKEFQVGAYSNQSIKASIGATTSDKIGQVRLETGVMITASGEVALKFRQVDGVNDVQLETVKISTSAGTGLGNLAEIINKSSDRSGIRANAVVLSTSDSEVKAGEIRGMVINGFTIGDILGIKQADSDGRLVQAINAASSETGVEAFTDNKGRLNLRSIDGRGIEVKVNQQGGGAGGQQQGTLAISGINGQDLAGTGSVNYGRLSLTRLDSHDIIITGTNISATGFGANQNAAETIVNLRDVLGFFNESVRSAAGANENNAIAEGNDVLGAGVTTLRGAMVVMDIAESAQKMLDKIRADLGSVQGQFTATVNNITVTQVNVKAAESQIREVDFASESAEFNKLSILAQSGSYAMSQANAAQQNILRLLS
- a CDS encoding propionyl-CoA synthetase, producing MSIYAQTYQESISDPERFWAEAAKKVHWYNEWDKVLDSSGEHYRWFVGGCMNTCYNALDLHIHNGKGDQIALIYDSPVTDTKKKYTYKKLRDRVAKVAGILANKGVVKGDRVVIYMPMIPEAVIAMLACARLGAIHSVVFGGFAAHELAARIEDAKPRVVMSASCGIEVSNIIEYKPILDEAIKKSSHKPTTCIIWQRPQFKANMLPWRDVDWESEEEKTKGVDPVPVDATDPLYILYTSGTTGSPKGVIRSNGGHSVAMKWSMDNIYNVKTGDVILTASDVGWVVGHSYIVYGPLMNGATTVLYEGKPVRTPNPGAFWRMVEEHKINVLFSAPTAFRAIRKEDPKAQWLKNFNLESLRAIFVAGERCDSDTLKWIQKVTQKPVIDNWWQTETGWAIVANPLGLEPQPIKPGSPTKPMPGFNLKVLDENGKELKHDKKGALCLKLPLPPASLMGIWENDERYRRGYLDQFPGYYITGDTGYIDKDGYVYVLGRMDGIINVARHRLSTGEMEEIIAKHPDVAECAVIGVNDELKGEIPMGFIVLKNGIERDHDGIVEGVVALVRQEIGAVACFKIACVVEALPKTRSGKILRKTLREIADGVDFKIPATIENESVLRNCEGVIHKLGYPKKLDSSKF
- a CDS encoding M3 family oligoendopeptidase — translated: MSKTTPATLANFSSSATSPHSRSSATTSLTHKWNLTPLFASKQALDTFLKETQKQVLAFEKKYSSSLAKLMPDEFLDSIMQYESLIERISRIMTYAFLVFAEDTTKGDFYGKYEMLSNEIYEHLLFFELEFCNLPAKIQKSFIKASKKYSFYLQNLLAQKVYQLELNVEKALMATSAVGVNAFSRLFDEHLASLKIGKHKQSEEEVLALLYSNDRKVRKKAQKDFSKSLQDSSALLSYILNMVRKDLSIQKRLRNYPNKEIFRHIANQTTQKSVDTMIKIVNKNFHIVHQYYAIKSQVLGFKLKDYDRYAPIYQSNTTLQYNQALELVIQTYSAFSKPFGEIAKKAIKEGWVSSHPTPNKRGGAFSHGCVPSAHPYVLLNWTGNRRDAFTIAHEFGHMIHQELSKSVGCLNHDTPLTTAETASVFGEMLLFDYLKQNLNTQELLSIYSSKLEDIFSTLFRQIVMTNFERAIHNQEHELKIQDFDRIWREENQKMFGESLTLTKRYDRWWSYIPHFIHSPFYCYAYSYGQLLVLALFGLYKSGKCKNFVKLYTNFLSAGGSKSPRDLIKTFGFDIEDERFWQIGIKEVQKMLQEFQELQKRLLHVI
- a CDS encoding phospholipase D family protein — its product is MNDAYVTATFVICIFILAGCASIVPSTHHLKEPLQKSSFNAYNPLSSPLSLPYLEELRDITKSGAMLISDGSYALLHRATLARMAKYSIEIQTYIYKNDIASQVLMHEIWQAANRGVQIKILVDDNGLDSDYSDIIALNNHPNIEVRIFNPYRNRIKLFRLSEMVLDFKRVNRRMHNKMFIVDGIALIVGGRNIADNYFDNTLGVNFSDTDAFFLGQVAKEAQESFKEYWEYHRSIPVEFLPSKRKMKKFLKNYSKVIQELESDTGEWQKYHDVMQVFIDNYQHKKNKIYWGNGVLVADSPEKIDAKNPTSKILAQLTKILENVTDSVYISSAYFVPGKKGFEGIKESMQKGINYFILTNSLSSTDVLAVYSAWERYRDKLVKINANIYEYRKSEGTIKIRGKVSSGASLHSKIFVFDNKISCVGSFNLDPRSSVINTEVVAIFDNEEFAKEMTKLIQIDMQKAWKLKRINNKTTWCAYDDESDNKTLCFTHSPDTSWWVRFVSVLAKIMPENQM
- the prpB gene encoding methylisocitrate lyase, producing MKNQTQSAGKRFREALQSSSPLIIVGAVNAYAALQATKLGHKAIYLSGSGVASASYGLPDLGIVGLEDVCIDVRRITSRVDTPLLVDIDTGFGGAFNIARTIKEMTRAGAAAVHIEDQVAQKRCGHRPGKELVSKEEMCDRIKAAMDAKIDNDFVVMARTDAHASEGQQKAIERALAYVEAGAEMIFAEAIHTLEEYKEFTNLIKVPVLANITEFGKTPYFSAKELAEVGIAMVLYPLSANRAMGRAAQLVYQSILEKGHQKDVLEIMQTREELYQTLDYYAFENKLDELFKGGKK